A segment of the Lolium perenne isolate Kyuss_39 chromosome 3, Kyuss_2.0, whole genome shotgun sequence genome:
aaccgggactccaccttccatggtgattttttCCGGAagattctagaacattctagcgccttccataaatgcaccggatcatttccaaacttggaaagtgacttcctatatatgaatcttattctccggaccattccggaactcctcgtgatgtcctggatcccatccgaaactccgaacaacattcgaactccattccatattccatgtctacttaaaacgacatcagaccttaagtgtgtcaccctacagttcgagaactatgtggacatgatcgagactcctctccgatcaataactaatagcaggACCTGAAGATCCATAATAgcttccacatattcaacgataacttagtgatcgcttgaaccatttacatacgataccgattccctttgtcacgcgatactttacttgtccgaggtttgatcatcggtatctccatactttgttcaacctcgttaccgacaagtactctttactcgtatcgtgtatgtcatctcttgtgaccggcctagtcacatgcttgcaagctaatcaggcgacattccaccgagaggacccagagtatatctatccttcatcgggatggacaaatcccactcttgatccatatgcatcaactcacactttccaaatacttaatcccatctttataaccacccatttacgcaatggcgtttgatgtaatcaaagaatccttccggtgtaagtgatttacatgatctcatggtcgaaggactaggtaactatgtatcgaaagcttatagcaagttgaacttaatgacttgatcttatgctacgctcaattGGGTGTGtgcccattatatcattcatctaatgacataaccttgttattaataacatccaatgttcatgatcacgaaaccatgatcatctattaatcaacaaactagttatacgagaggcttactagggactccttgttgtttacataatatacatgtatcaatgtttcggttaatacaattatagcatggtatgcaaactttTATCCTAAACACAAAgaaatattataataaccactttattattgcttcttaggcatatctccaacatacacatcaacagatgtgaagaaaaatcccgGCGGACGCGTTGGGGACTCGATAAAATAGCTAGAATTCAGTTTTCAGTAAGTCCTAAAGCGGCACGTACTGAGTTACACCAGTTTTCCAGGTTCGAGTCCAGGTACTTGAacttgaagtaggtttatgcggATTTTCCACAAGAGCAATTAAGTGGTACTTGATCTTTCATATAAACCAGTCTCGTTTACCATTATCCCTCTGCAATATAGACGTTAAGTAAGAATTAAGCATAATTCGAAAAATATGATCGAGCTGATGAAGGATGGAGATTTCTTCCGACTCTACGACTCGAGTAAAATCTCGggagctactgacataggcatgccTAAGGAGCATCTCGCATACATACCCTTGGTTTATTATTGGAGCGGGAAGCCCAGAAGGATGAAGACGTTTAGATTAGGAAAGTAGAGTTATTATAGGAAACTTGTAATCAATATAGGAAAAGGCCCATCGCGCCCCGACAAACCTGAACTTGTACGACACGGAAAATTCTCAGCTTCGCCTCGTATATAAAGGGGAAGCCGAGGACCGAACGAGGATTGAATCATTGTTAACCCTAGCCACTACTTTCGTCGAGTTGGACGCCCTTGTTTGTCTgacaaccttcgagatctacttgccctataCTCTCCACGAAACCCCAAGTctagtaggcattgacaagttaatccatcGTCAACCCCATCTGATCTTCATTATTTGTGCCATTTTGTACGGCTGGCTTGCGGATGAAAAGTGAGCATGCATCTCGCCGACAAGTCGCCTAAAAAATTCAAGGAGGTGGCGGTCTAAATGCTCTTTAGAGCTAGTGTACATGCGTCAAAGGGGCAACAGATTGCATTGTCTTGAATTTCTGATGTTAAAAAATACCGGTAAAAATTATAAATTttattaatatattttctttgTTGATACTCAATCAATAAATGGTAATTCTAATAAGGGCACCTTCCCTGGGTAGATTTTTCGTGGGTATAGATGGAAGTTAGGTATTGGGCGGAACAACCAACGCCCACATCCATACAAAGAATCTTTTCCACATCaaaaattttaaaatatttttcTCTTTAGCCGTTAGTCCAAACAATGACCCGTTTTCACATCTGGTTCGTAATGACGAggattttagaacaaaatctcatcTTAATATGTTTTAACGAAACTTTTTTCGGCATCATTTGCCGGGTTATAGTACTGTAGCTTCCAGGTTCTAGTTACCTTTTTTTTAGGGAAAGGGTTGCGCTTATTATTAATCAACCGATAGGTCCATGTCTAAAGCATCCTTAATACAACTAGGAGGAAATAAAAACCAAGTTTTACTACAACCCATGCCGCAACCCTCTTTAGCTAGCTTGTGAGCCACCGTATTCGCCGTTCTCCTTGCCCACTTGATCACATGTCCATTCACTTCTCTGAGCGCCCTCTTCAGCTTCTCAATCAGCAGGTTCTAGTTACCTAGTACCACTCAAATTGTACGTAGTTACCTGATATTTATTCTCATATTTATTTATCATAGCAATAATCTACATGTTTAGAGAGTGTGTGTTTACTCGGGTCTAAACACGTAAAACATGGCATTTCCATTATTCAAGGCTTACATGGGTGATGAACAAAGTATACAAATTGACAATCATATAATTTTAATACTTGACAATAAACTTTAGATAACCTAGTGACCAAGTAAGTTTAATTTGGCTgctatgataaaaaaaattgtcaaAACATATTAACATGTTATCTAGTTTCAAAGATCTCGCCAAGAAAAAGGCTAACCATGAAAAAATATTTGAATTTGGACTTACGATTCAAGAGAAAAACATTTTAAAGTTTCAAAATCAAAATAAATCCCACGTGGAGGGGCTATATGCATGCATGAATGGATGGATTGCCAGGCCTTTCGCAATGCATTGGATGTTAGCGTGTTATCCTAGGTAGTAGTATATGTTAAGATTACCCACAACGAATATATTATAGGTAGTACATCATATGTATGCAAAAAGGTTGATGTGGCAGGGCAATTAATGATGAGAGAGATGATAGTAGTAttataggtagataccgtatcatagccgtAATAATAGAAAATTTAATGTTaaataaatcttgtacatatattggcattgagattctacaaatcaattaatataagaaaattatgatactactacatgataacaTGCATTATGAACATAGTAATATATAGTAGTATCATTCatatgatacttctatatgatactatgcattgtgactagtctaagacaCAAGATCTTAAATGCATAGTATCTTAATAGTTGTAGTTACATTTAATGATTTTGTATACATGTTTGCATGAGATTGGTCAATCAATTGATTTTGCCTATGATTATGTGCAAGAGTTGTATCTTggctaagactagtcacaatgcatagtatcacatAAAAGTATCATGTGTATGATACCACTACATGTTATTATGTCCACGATGTATGGTATCATGTAATAGTATCATAACCTttttatattaattgatttgtaaaATCTCAATGCAGATCTATGTACAAGATGTATTTGACATTAAATTTTCTAGTACTACGTGTTATGATACGATATTTACCTATGATACTACAATCATCTCTCTCATCtttaattgcactgccacattAGCTTTTTTGCATTCATGAGATGCATGATACTACATATGATACTCCTattagactacccacaatgggagtatcatagttagtatcatgcatcacatgcatgcaaaaagctgatgtatcacattaataaatgaagaaagatattgtagtagtatcataggtagatattgtatcatagcacgtagaactagaaaaattaatgtcaaaccaatcttgtacacacttttgcattgagattctacaaatcactaaATATAATTAacttatgatactactacatgatactatgcattgtgaagatagtatcacacactagtatcatatgcatgatactactatatgatactccccattgtgactagtcttatggGTAGTGTAAGATACAACACCAATCTTTTTTTTCTCATTTAATAGTGCCACATAAAAAATTACCTAGGATACCGCGCTAAGAGACTTCCATTGTGAAAGGCCTCATATTAAATCAATGTCCATGAAAATCTAATTTGGGACACATGCCCTAGATATCACAATGCATCAATAAATTGCCATAAGTAAACATCTCATCTACTCAAACTTGTTATTAATTGTATTTAATGAGTTCCTTCATTAAACACAATCAATATTTTGTACTAAATAGACAACTCCTACTGCATTTAGGATGATCACTATGGATGTAACAAATAGTACTCTTTATTGATCCACTCAAGGGTAAGTGGGAGTATCTATAAAGAGGTCATACAACTAACAAGCTTAAGCCCCTCCCCCTCATGTGTTTCCCTCGTAGCACATCATACAATCGAGCGTGATCATCCTCATCTTCAATACGAAATAGCTATGGATCTGTCCATGAAGCTTTGCGTGGCCCTTCTCCTGATTCTTGTGGTCTCAGGTATGCATGGTTACTATTAAAATCCTCTCATAATTAACACTGCATGTGCCAAAACTCTGCGAGATAACTTGTTTCCTTTGTTTTGTCCGTTCAGAGGGCCATGGGTTAGTGCAGGTAGCTTTGGCAAGGGAGTGTCAATCACCGAGCCACGCATTCAAGGGGTTGTGTGCAAGCGACACTAATTGCGCGAGTGTTTGCCTCACCGAGGGTTTCACCGGAGGAAAGTGTGTTGGCTTTCGACAACGTTGTTTCTGCACCCGGAATTGCTAGATTACCCAAATGTCTTCATGCATACATGTAGATCTTATATGTATGTGCAAAGAAAAAAGCACCGATCAGTAGAGATAAATGAATAAAAGGAATTGCATCATCATATGAACCCTCGTAGTAAAAGAGATAATAATGTTTTGTACTCTTGTTGCCACTTGATCTGATCTGTCATGGTGTGATGTAGTTGCAAAAAATTGTCCCTCCAAAGGCAACCCATGGTTTAACATCGAACACAGCAGCAAGGTAGGTAATTATCTATTCCATCTATCAACAAGTAATTAGAAATAAAATTAAGATATGCACCAATCACAACCATGCTAACAAAATATGATCAGACATTCATCTCTTCTTTCGACAATACATAATTGTTAATTGGTCAAAAAAGGTTGGAGTATGATTTTAAGCCACAAAGTCGATCACTTCACCGGCGTTTTGTTGTACGAATATACAACTCCGTCAAGAATTTTGTACTTAGTTGTCCTAAATTGGTTGTGTTACATTTTTGTAGATTCGTATGTATGTACACACCTACACCGTGTATAGATGTATGTGAATCTCGATAAATCCAGATAAAAATTTTAAAACAGAGGGAGCATAAAGTATGGGTTGGAGGGAACATTAACCTTCGACAATTACAGACATATAATTACTCCAGATGGACGCGGCTTGCTTGTGCCGCGAGCGTGCGACCATCCGTGTGGCTGCAGCCACGGACGACATATGTCGAGCGGTTTGCCTCCGCACCCCTTATCTCCAGCTTTTCCGTCCGAAAAAAAGCCCCAAGAAATACAAGGCGTCCCTAACTCAGTGTCCACCGTATCCATCTACCCGTGTACCAAATCATAGAGCATCTTCAGCCATTAGAGCTCCCAGGCCAAAATCTCGCCGGATAGATGAAAATATGGTcaggggaggcccattttcccagcggcGAGCTAGGATggatgatttttttaaaaaaatatagaCGAATTCAGACGTAACCAGATGAAATACGTTCAGACATAGGCGAAATTTAgagatatttaacatatataggacagttcgtacatatatagaccgaattcgtaatatatttgaattcggccagaGGGAAATATAAACTAAAGCTAGAACATGACGATCTACAtgtcgaaatggcggtagaacgatATGTAGTCGCcatcgtcatcatcgtcgtcgctggAGTTGCTGGCGTCCTCGGGCGGCAGCGCCTGCTGGCTGCTCTGGCCGGCGTCTCC
Coding sequences within it:
- the LOC127339018 gene encoding defensin Ec-AMP-D2-like, producing the protein MDLSMKLCVALLLILVVSEGHGLVQVALARECQSPSHAFKGLCASDTNCASVCLTEGFTGGKCVGFRQRCFCTRNC